In Zunongwangia sp. HGR-M22, the sequence AATAGTGCTGGTGCTGTCAAATTCTTGTGCAGGTTCTAAATTTAGTAATTCTACTCCTCCTTTTTCAAAAACCTTTATTTCATCTGTAGCTCTTAGTTGCATAGGACCACTTATTTGTTTTACAAGTGAATCTTCTTTATACAGAGAGTCTAGTTGATTTATCTTGATATCTTTCTTCAATTTCCCCACCTGTGCTGCAGTAATTAAGAACGGATTGTTCTCGTCTTTCTGGCAGGAAACTAGTAATAAACAAGATAAAATAAATAAGGATAGGATATTTTTTTTCATTTTCAGTAGTAATTGCTATTGTTTAATTTGGCGTAGGTTCGTTAACGCTTTTAAATAAGATTTGTTATTAAATTAAATCACTTTTCAGTGATATTTAATTGATTTATAATTCTTAAATTTTTTATAAAAGTAAGCAATACCTGCTTATTGCAGGAAAGGATTTTTTTAGTATGAGCTTATAGTACTGCAGCTTCTAATAATTGTATAGTGCCCAATTTACCATCAATTTCAGCTTCAATTCCGTTTGGGATCGTACTGTTATTGTCGATGTGACCAATCATTGCTCCACTAAAAGCTGGGATGCCTAAAGGTTTAATGTAATGATCTAAAACTTCTTCTAAAGTTAAGCTACCGTAACCACTTCCGCCAGGATCACATTCGGTACATTTTCCAAAAACGAAACCTTTAATTTGCTTTAAAACGCCTCCCAATTGAAGTTGGGTCATCATTCGGTCTATTGCATAGACTTTTTCGCCCACATCTTCGATATATAAAATTTTGTCACTCCAATCTGAAGGGAAATATTCACTCCCCATAATTCCGGTTAATACAGAAAGATTGCCACCTAATAGCCGTCCTTTTGCACTTCCGCTTGCTATGGTGCGAATACGGTTTGAAGTTTGAGTGAGATTATCGCCGATTGATTTTGGATTTTCTAAAAGCGGATTTTCTTTATTGAATAAAATAGCTTTTAGGTGAGAAACGCTAAAGCTATTCCATGTAGAAACCGCTACTGGAGCATGAAATGTAACTAATCCTGTTTTCTCGAAAATAGCCGAATGTAAGGCCGTAATATCGCTATATCCAATAAAGATTTTAGGGTTGGCTTCTATTGCGTCGTAATCTAAAAGTGTTAAAATTCTTGCTGAACCAGAACCACCACGCAATGCAATTATTGCATCTATAGATGGATCTTTAAACATTGCGTTTAATTCACCGGCACGTTCTTTGTCGGTACCGGCTAAGTGGCCGTATCTGTTTTTTACAAATTTGCCAAACTTCACCTTTAGCCCCATCGCTTCAAAAGATTCTTTGGCGATTTGGTATGGTTCAGTTTCAAAAATTGCGCTTGCAGGACTTACAATTCCAATAGTGTCACCTTCTTTTAAAGCTTTTGGTTTAATAATTTTTTTCGTGATTTTATTTCCGGAGAAAGTATTACTCGCATAAGTGGTTAAAGGAAATGCCAGGCTCGTTAATCCAATATTTTGTAGAAATTTTCGTCTTTCCATGGTAGTTGTTAGGTTTTAGTAGTGATCACGAACAGTTTTAAGAACTCTTTCCATTGCTTTTGTAAGTTGCGAATAAGGAACAACGTAATTACTATTCATAAAACTAAAGTATAAAGTCTTTCCGCTTCTGGTAATTAATAATCCGCTTAAGGAATGATTATTTCTCAGCGATCCAGATTTAGCGTAAATGTAAGGTTTGTTTGCTTTATAGCTATTTTTGAGGGTACCTGATTCTCCACCTGCAGGTAAGAGCAATTTGAATTTTTCTTCACCTATTTCAGCAGTGATTTTACTAATAAGGGCAATAATACTTCTTGGAGTAAATAAGTTGTATCGGGTAAGACCAGAGCCGTCGTGCCAATTTATTTTATCTGGCAGGTCATTCACTAAACTTTTTTGTGCATAATTTATGGCAATAGAAGTTCTAAGAGTATCAGACAATTTATCTGCGGAAAGTAATAAAAGCTGCTCGGCTATAAAATTGTCACTTTTCTGAAGCATTTTTTTATAAAGACTATCGGCCTTATTGCTATAAATTACTTTGTCTAATTGGAGATTTTCAGGAAGCTTCTTTAATATCATCACCTCTTTTCTAATGGTGTCGCTCAAAAGTTTTGCTGAGGTGATTTCTGAAGTTATAAAAGGAACATTCTGAGTCGAATTTTTCGATCTTTTATATTTTTTAAACTGAAATTTGTTGCTTTTCTCATTGCGATAGATATTTTTTCCTAATTCTTTATTTTTTTCAGAATAAACAGAATCGACGAAAATATCAGGGTGAATATTAGGCGAATCTTGGCCCTCTGTAAATTCAAACTGAACGGTATTTCCGTAGATAGGGAGCGCATTTCTCTCGGCTGAGTAGCTGCCGTTAAAATCGTCCCATGCCCAACCCGGGCCAAAATGTTCTTCCTTAAAATTGGATTTCAGGAGGAACAATTTTTTATCAGTTTCCGCAAAAAATCCAAGTATATTTTCATTGCTTAAGTTATCGTAGAATAAACTAGGGTCGCCAGTTCCTTTAAAGATTAGACTATCACCGTACATAGTATATTTTACAGCCGGTATGGAATCACCAAGTATTTTTAATGCCGTATAAAATGTAAAGAGTTTGGTATTAGAAGCCGGTGTGAAATATTTGTCTCCATTTTTATTGAAAATTGTTTCTTTAGTTTCCGGGTCATAAATTACAAGACCAGTAAAACCCTGTTTAAACTCTGGGGAGCTTTCAAATATGGTTTCTAAATTTTCGGTTACTTTTTTAGAAGAAGCGCAACTTGTAATTGCTATAGTTATCAGGAAAAGTATGAAAAGGCTAGTATTTTTCAAGTTAGATAAATTTGTCCTGAAAGTAAGAAAGTTTTTTGATAGATCACTTTTGCAGCAAATAATATTTGATTCCCTATCTTTGCAAGCTATGATTACAGAAGAAACACAGGAGCTGGTAGACAGAGGGATAATGCTTCCGTTAATGGAAGAATTTTATACCATACAAGGTGAAGGATTTCATAAGGGGACAGCTGCTTACTTTATTAGGATTGGTGGTTGTGATGTTGGTTGCCATTGGTGTGATGTAAAAGAAAGCTGGGATGCAGGTTTGCATCCACCAACACATGTAGGCGAAATTGTAGAAAAAGCTACTAAATTTAGTAAGACAATCGTTATTACAGGAGGAGAGCCGTTAACTTGGGATATGACGACTTTAACTTCTACTCTTAAAAAGCAAGATTGCCAAATTCATATTGAAACTTCAGGGGCTTATCCGCTTACAGGAATTTGGGATTGGATTTGTCTTTCACCAAAAAAGATAAAATTGCCTGAGCCAGAAATTTATCCTTTAGCTCACGAGCTTAAAGTAATTATTTTTAATAAGCATGATTTTAAGTTTGCTGAAGAGCAGGCAGCCCAAGTAGGTGAGAATTGCATATTATATTTGCAACCAGAATGGAGTAATCGTGATAAGGTTATCCCAATGATTGTGGAATATGTAATGAAAAATCCAAAATGGAAGGTGTCTTTACAAACCCATAAATATTTGAATATACCGTAATAAAAAAAAGCCTCCAATTGGAGGCTTTTTTTTATTTCAAACTTGTTGTTTACTTGGCAACCTTCATAGGAACTTTTACATAACTCTTATCCCATCCAATTAATAGGTTTGCACCTTTGGTATCTTCGTCTTTCTCAAAACTTATGGATAGCGCATCTACAGAATTTTGCATTTGTCTTACTGGGACATTGATTCTTGCAAGATCCATCTCAGAACTGTATTCGTAAGCTCCCCAGGTTAAGGTTTTTTTATTCAGAATAATAGTCCATTCTTTTTCCTCAGGTATAGAATACAGTGTGTAGGTTCCTGCATCTATTTTAGCACCTGCTATCATTACATCCTTGTAAAAGGTAACCTCGGTAGCTTCATTTGCTCCCGTTCTCCAAACTTCACCGTATGGGACAAGTTTTCCAAAAACCTCTCTATCTCTACGTTGTGGTCTGCTGTATATTACCCTTGCAATTGGCTCATTATTGTCGTTACGGTATAAAGCTATATCCATAGGACTAACATCCATTTTTGCAAAGTTGGGTCCTTGCGATTGTGCAGAAAGTGTTGCTGTACCGCTAAGGCCTATAGCTAAAACGGCCATCATCATTAATTTCTTCATAATTCTTTTGTCAATTTTGTTTTAAGTAAATATAACAGGTAC encodes:
- a CDS encoding 7-carboxy-7-deazaguanine synthase QueE, which gives rise to MITEETQELVDRGIMLPLMEEFYTIQGEGFHKGTAAYFIRIGGCDVGCHWCDVKESWDAGLHPPTHVGEIVEKATKFSKTIVITGGEPLTWDMTTLTSTLKKQDCQIHIETSGAYPLTGIWDWICLSPKKIKLPEPEIYPLAHELKVIIFNKHDFKFAEEQAAQVGENCILYLQPEWSNRDKVIPMIVEYVMKNPKWKVSLQTHKYLNIP
- a CDS encoding DUF2911 domain-containing protein — protein: MKKLMMMAVLAIGLSGTATLSAQSQGPNFAKMDVSPMDIALYRNDNNEPIARVIYSRPQRRDREVFGKLVPYGEVWRTGANEATEVTFYKDVMIAGAKIDAGTYTLYSIPEEKEWTIILNKKTLTWGAYEYSSEMDLARINVPVRQMQNSVDALSISFEKDEDTKGANLLIGWDKSYVKVPMKVAK
- a CDS encoding D-alanyl-D-alanine carboxypeptidase/D-alanyl-D-alanine-endopeptidase, coding for MKNTSLFILFLITIAITSCASSKKVTENLETIFESSPEFKQGFTGLVIYDPETKETIFNKNGDKYFTPASNTKLFTFYTALKILGDSIPAVKYTMYGDSLIFKGTGDPSLFYDNLSNENILGFFAETDKKLFLLKSNFKEEHFGPGWAWDDFNGSYSAERNALPIYGNTVQFEFTEGQDSPNIHPDIFVDSVYSEKNKELGKNIYRNEKSNKFQFKKYKRSKNSTQNVPFITSEITSAKLLSDTIRKEVMILKKLPENLQLDKVIYSNKADSLYKKMLQKSDNFIAEQLLLLSADKLSDTLRTSIAINYAQKSLVNDLPDKINWHDGSGLTRYNLFTPRSIIALISKITAEIGEEKFKLLLPAGGESGTLKNSYKANKPYIYAKSGSLRNNHSLSGLLITRSGKTLYFSFMNSNYVVPYSQLTKAMERVLKTVRDHY
- a CDS encoding S66 peptidase family protein, with the protein product MERRKFLQNIGLTSLAFPLTTYASNTFSGNKITKKIIKPKALKEGDTIGIVSPASAIFETEPYQIAKESFEAMGLKVKFGKFVKNRYGHLAGTDKERAGELNAMFKDPSIDAIIALRGGSGSARILTLLDYDAIEANPKIFIGYSDITALHSAIFEKTGLVTFHAPVAVSTWNSFSVSHLKAILFNKENPLLENPKSIGDNLTQTSNRIRTIASGSAKGRLLGGNLSVLTGIMGSEYFPSDWSDKILYIEDVGEKVYAIDRMMTQLQLGGVLKQIKGFVFGKCTECDPGGSGYGSLTLEEVLDHYIKPLGIPAFSGAMIGHIDNNSTIPNGIEAEIDGKLGTIQLLEAAVL